A region from the Diadema setosum chromosome 13, eeDiaSeto1, whole genome shotgun sequence genome encodes:
- the LOC140236788 gene encoding deoxyhypusine hydroxylase-like yields MGNDEDHIRKIGAVLNDENQQLSERFRALFTLKNLGGTAAVECIGRSFSDSSALLKHESAYCLGQMQNKEAIPILTSVLRDVGQETIVRHEAGEALGAIGSPDCLEVLKEYEADSIQEIAETCQLAIQRIQWLRSEDRALEESKLRANPFSSVDPAPPAVETGVEELRKTLVDPSRSLFERYRAMFALRNRNDEESVIALADGLKCTDSALFRHEIAYVLGQMQHEASIPHLRAQLAMATEDPMVRHECAEALGSVAGPRSSEMLQGYLEDEERVVRESCIIALDMCEHENSEEFQYANTLGKLEAETKTAPKQIES; encoded by the exons ATGGGTAATGACGAGGACCATATCAGGAAGATAGGAGCAGTCCTGAATGATGAAAATCAGCAGCTATCGGAAAGATTTCGTGCTCTGTTCACGCTGAAAAATCTCGGAGGAACAGCTGCTGTGGAGTGCATAGGGCGGTCGTTTTCGGACTCGTCTGCCCTGCTCAAACACGAAAGTGCATATTGTTTGGGacaaatgcaaaacaaagaGGCCATTCCAATCCTTACTAGTGTGCTACGAGATGTGGGACAGGAGACTATCGTCAGACATGAAGCTG GAGAAGCATTAGGAGCAATCGGATCCCCAGACTGTTTAGAAGTGTTGAAAGAATATGAGGCTGACTCAATACAGGAG ATTGCTGAAACATGTCAGTTAGCAATCCAGCGGATACAGTGGCTGAGAAGTGAAGACCGAGCGCTAGAGGAGTCCAAGCTGAGGGCAAACCCATTCAGTTCAGTGGACCCCGCCCCACCCGCAGTGGAGACGGGTGTAGAGGAGCTGAGAAAGACTCTGGTAGATCCAAGCAGGAGTCTGTTTGAGAGGTACAGGGCAATGTTTGCTCTGAGGAATCGCAATGATGAGGAGTCGGTGATTGCCCTAGCTGATG GTTTGAAGTGCACTGACAGTGCCCTCTTCCGCCATGAGATTGCCTACGTCCTTGGTCAGATGCAGCATGAGGCCAGCATCCCACACCTACGGGCACAGCTCGCCATGGCAACGGAGGACCCCATGGTGAGGCATGAATGCGCAGAGGCCTTGGGCTCAGTGGCTGGACCAAGGTCCTCTGAGATGCTGCAGGGCTACCTGGAGGATGAGGAACGTGTTGTGAGGGAAAGCTGCATCATTGCCTTGGACATGTGTGAGCATGAGAACAGTGAAGAATTCCAGTATGCCAACACCCTTGGGAAGCTGGAGGCAGAAACAAAGACTGCACCAAAACAAATTGAGTCGTAG